A region from the Arthrobacter roseus genome encodes:
- the cpaB gene encoding Flp pilus assembly protein CpaB yields the protein MNSRILAGVVALVAAVIGAILVFSYATGADQRAMSRLSPVTVLVVQQKIPAGTPVAELGELIKAERLPAASVPSTALKNLNNSKGKITAIDLAPGEQLLAQRLIDPNELGTPGEIDVPEGFQTISFALEPQRVVGGQFTAGDTVGVFVSFDGAGEEPAMTQRLFHKVLVTRVQRADTASDAEEDSEAPTPAQDALDNALPTGTMMVTVALKDVQSAKIVFASEFGRVWLSKEPADAAEDPPTPITRSEVFP from the coding sequence GTGAATTCTCGCATTCTGGCCGGCGTCGTGGCACTTGTTGCCGCCGTCATTGGGGCCATCCTCGTCTTCTCCTACGCCACGGGAGCAGACCAGCGGGCCATGAGCCGGCTAAGCCCGGTGACAGTCCTGGTAGTTCAACAAAAGATTCCCGCCGGAACCCCCGTGGCCGAACTTGGTGAACTAATCAAAGCCGAACGGCTACCGGCGGCGTCCGTACCCAGCACGGCCCTGAAGAATCTGAACAACTCGAAGGGAAAAATCACCGCGATTGACCTCGCACCCGGTGAGCAGCTGCTGGCCCAACGGCTGATCGATCCCAACGAACTCGGAACGCCCGGCGAAATTGACGTGCCAGAAGGCTTCCAGACCATCTCCTTCGCCCTAGAGCCGCAGCGCGTTGTCGGCGGCCAGTTTACCGCTGGCGACACCGTCGGTGTTTTCGTCTCCTTTGACGGTGCAGGAGAAGAGCCCGCTATGACCCAACGCCTCTTCCACAAGGTCCTCGTCACCCGAGTCCAGCGCGCCGACACCGCCAGCGACGCCGAAGAAGACTCTGAAGCGCCGACGCCCGCCCAAGACGCGCTCGACAACGCGCTACCCACCGGCACGATGATGGTCACGGTGGCGCTCAAGGACGTTCAGTCCGCCAAGATTGTCTTCGCCTCTGAGTTCGGCCGCGTCTGGCTGAGCAAGGAACCAGCGGATGCAGCAGAAGATCCACCCACTCCGATCACAAGATCCGAGGTATTTCCATGA
- a CDS encoding FtsX-like permease family protein → MKLFTLLHRQFRHHRAASVLLVCIIVVVSGLLAAWPRAINAMYTKDLQQSVGELTASQRNVSAFAPSAITVSDDEHSNLTPADLEEQLASVRAGFPELLKPSVADAQWVSTATETGIIGDLPDGVYGIKPSFAIAPGLMDHATLTEGRLPESLPSKDLGEKPLEIILSAHGAEGARWKVGEVRSANVGAPQVRTGQGFWDPVAESDVVLTGIYEAKDPSAGYWSMAPALLYPGIINDPERGDLVSPTAVINVGSGVSTFALTGKTSLSVWYKLQPSALNAQTATALEAQLRQVSGQSTSLDADAGLLGTPLTFRSETADTIADVTERASTTNRILALLASGPLGVCLLTAVIAVRLVLDRRRNALALVAARGASGFQLRAALMAEGLLLGLPAAAVGTAVALLLVPVPVEPSQFLWPALTALTPAAIFAGTRLKHDDGPASLGKRRWRLVAEGAVVLAAIGSVTALLSRGGSGASTVDPVLSAAPLLIAVAVSLLVLRLYPLPLAWWSRRQRASSGLLSFLGPVRSVRSAVAALVPLMALTVGVAVVVFSGTLLSTFHDGVTKAARYSVPADLLVDTAPLDNAQLEQVEGIDGVAAVAALSDFVAASPQFDGIEANSRHVWLVDAEALKDVQSGYPGAIPASLLDELSSTTEGPLPMIVASQTGLTSGDEGEIRFYGEADVAVTASLDRISLLDTSNWVLLDRDAVRDRLDIEAFAGKLLIKLAPGADATQVKESLSEISGISGSQVTPSEYQERILESPSAKGLQLGLWTVVAFMGVLSALIIIMTTLVNAPGRNRLIALLRTLGFPPSRDRGLLLWELIPPAVVALVVGAGVGLLLPTIVMQAVDLRIFTGGPLPVGLAPDPVLLGLFLGGFVLVVLGSVAAAVAVGRRQRIAAVLRIGEE, encoded by the coding sequence GTGAAACTTTTCACTCTGCTCCACCGGCAGTTCCGTCATCACCGGGCAGCGTCCGTGCTGTTGGTGTGCATCATTGTGGTGGTCTCTGGTCTGCTGGCTGCCTGGCCGCGCGCTATCAACGCCATGTATACGAAGGATCTTCAGCAGAGCGTCGGTGAGTTGACCGCCTCGCAACGGAACGTGTCCGCGTTCGCGCCCTCGGCCATCACTGTGTCCGATGACGAGCACAGCAATCTGACGCCAGCGGATCTTGAGGAGCAACTCGCGTCCGTGCGGGCGGGATTCCCGGAACTCCTGAAGCCTTCGGTCGCGGATGCCCAATGGGTCAGTACGGCCACGGAGACCGGGATCATTGGGGACCTGCCAGACGGCGTTTACGGGATAAAGCCGTCATTCGCTATAGCCCCCGGGCTCATGGATCATGCAACACTCACCGAGGGCCGGCTTCCGGAGTCCCTGCCGTCGAAAGACCTCGGTGAGAAGCCGTTGGAGATCATCCTCTCGGCCCATGGCGCCGAGGGCGCGCGTTGGAAAGTCGGCGAAGTGCGGTCGGCGAACGTCGGTGCCCCCCAAGTCAGGACTGGTCAGGGCTTTTGGGACCCCGTCGCTGAGAGTGACGTGGTTCTCACCGGGATCTATGAAGCAAAAGATCCCTCGGCCGGGTACTGGAGCATGGCGCCAGCCCTGCTGTATCCCGGGATCATCAACGATCCCGAGCGCGGTGACCTGGTCTCTCCCACCGCCGTGATCAATGTTGGGTCCGGTGTTTCGACGTTTGCGCTCACGGGTAAAACGAGCCTGAGCGTCTGGTACAAGCTGCAGCCCAGCGCGCTGAACGCTCAAACCGCCACCGCGCTTGAGGCCCAATTACGTCAGGTCTCCGGTCAATCAACCAGCCTCGATGCGGATGCCGGGCTGTTGGGTACGCCCCTGACGTTTCGCTCGGAAACCGCTGACACCATTGCCGACGTCACCGAACGTGCCTCCACCACAAACCGCATCCTTGCTCTGCTGGCATCTGGCCCTCTCGGTGTGTGCCTGCTGACCGCGGTGATCGCTGTTCGGCTGGTGCTGGACCGACGCCGGAATGCTCTGGCCCTGGTCGCAGCCCGCGGTGCCTCCGGCTTTCAGCTGCGTGCCGCACTGATGGCCGAGGGACTGCTCCTGGGCCTTCCGGCGGCTGCCGTGGGTACAGCCGTTGCCCTGCTGCTAGTCCCAGTGCCCGTGGAGCCGTCGCAGTTCCTCTGGCCCGCGTTGACGGCGCTCACTCCGGCGGCGATCTTTGCTGGCACCAGGTTGAAGCACGACGACGGCCCGGCGTCACTTGGCAAGCGACGCTGGCGCCTCGTCGCAGAAGGAGCCGTTGTGCTGGCCGCTATCGGATCAGTAACGGCCCTGCTCAGCCGCGGTGGCTCCGGCGCCTCCACCGTGGATCCAGTGCTCAGCGCGGCGCCGCTGCTGATCGCCGTCGCAGTGTCACTGCTGGTCTTGCGCCTCTATCCATTGCCGTTGGCCTGGTGGTCGCGCCGTCAGCGCGCCTCCTCCGGGCTCCTCAGCTTCCTTGGCCCGGTACGCTCTGTGCGTTCAGCCGTTGCTGCGCTCGTTCCGCTTATGGCGCTCACCGTCGGCGTCGCCGTCGTCGTGTTCTCCGGGACCCTGCTCTCAACCTTCCACGATGGTGTGACGAAGGCCGCGCGCTACAGTGTTCCAGCGGACCTTCTGGTGGACACTGCGCCGCTGGACAACGCACAACTGGAGCAGGTGGAAGGGATCGACGGCGTCGCCGCTGTAGCCGCCCTCTCAGACTTCGTTGCGGCGTCTCCCCAGTTCGACGGCATAGAAGCGAACAGCCGCCATGTCTGGCTGGTCGACGCGGAGGCCCTGAAGGACGTCCAATCGGGCTACCCGGGAGCCATTCCCGCGTCGTTGCTGGACGAGCTCAGTAGCACCACGGAAGGGCCGCTGCCCATGATCGTCGCCAGCCAAACGGGCCTGACATCCGGTGACGAGGGCGAGATCAGGTTCTACGGTGAGGCCGATGTCGCGGTGACCGCGTCACTGGATCGCATCTCCCTCCTGGACACCAGTAACTGGGTGTTGCTAGACCGCGACGCGGTCCGCGACCGCCTCGACATCGAAGCCTTCGCAGGAAAACTGTTGATCAAGCTGGCGCCCGGAGCGGACGCGACGCAGGTCAAGGAGAGCCTCTCCGAGATCAGTGGTATCAGCGGCAGTCAGGTGACCCCCTCCGAGTATCAGGAACGCATCCTGGAATCCCCGTCGGCCAAGGGACTCCAGCTAGGGCTCTGGACGGTGGTTGCCTTCATGGGAGTGCTGTCCGCCCTGATCATTATCATGACCACGCTCGTCAACGCGCCGGGCAGAAACCGGTTGATCGCTCTCCTGCGGACACTGGGCTTCCCACCATCACGGGACCGTGGCCTCCTGCTGTGGGAACTCATTCCGCCGGCTGTCGTCGCGCTCGTGGTGGGAGCCGGCGTCGGGCTCCTACTGCCCACCATCGTGATGCAGGCCGTGGATCTGAGGATCTTCACCGGTGGTCCCCTGCCCGTCGGGTTGGCACCGGACCCGGTGCTGCTCGGACTGTTTCTGGGCGGATTTGTGCTCGTGGTACTGGGCTCGGTGGCAGCGGCCGTAGCGGTGGGACGACGACAACGCATAGCGGCAGTCCTTCGGATCGGTGAAGAGTGA
- a CDS encoding CpaF family protein, which produces MRLSDRLLAAQQRTNPTDEPAISEFSEPIEPAAQAGPLLSRHAARDIPEPERAQPMDALAGLKQRAATALFERMGHRFNDSALTETELRTLARDELSQVIDAEQVPLSADERARLVRDVADDVLGYGPLQRLLDDDLVTEIMVNRMDQIYVERSGHLTLTDSRFSSEAHLRNVIERIVSKVGRRIDESSPLVDARLEDGSRVNAIIPPLAVNGSSLTIRKFSRDPLTVQNLLDFGTLTPQMAELLDACVKAKLNIIVSGGTGTGKTTLLNVLSSFIPDNERIVTIEDAVELQMQQAHVVRLESRPSNTEGKGEITIRDLLRNSLRMRPDRIVVGEVRGGESLDMLQAMNTGHDGSLSTVHSNSPRDAVARLETLVLMAGMDLPLRAIREQLASAVNLIVQISRLRDGTRRITHVTEVQGMEGEVVTLQDAFVFDYSAGVDDTGRFLGGPVSTGIRPRFISRFEDMGIHVSPEVFQTRSAGPRF; this is translated from the coding sequence ATGAGACTCTCCGACCGCCTACTCGCTGCACAGCAGCGCACCAACCCCACCGACGAGCCAGCAATTTCAGAGTTCTCCGAACCCATCGAACCAGCAGCTCAGGCTGGCCCTCTCCTGTCCAGGCATGCTGCCCGAGACATTCCCGAACCCGAGCGCGCTCAACCCATGGACGCCCTCGCCGGCCTCAAACAGCGTGCAGCCACAGCCCTGTTTGAACGCATGGGCCACCGGTTCAACGACTCAGCCCTGACCGAAACCGAACTCCGTACGCTGGCGCGCGATGAACTCAGCCAGGTGATCGACGCCGAACAGGTCCCTCTCAGCGCTGATGAGCGGGCGCGGCTGGTCCGCGATGTGGCCGACGACGTGCTCGGTTACGGCCCCTTACAACGACTGCTCGACGATGACCTCGTCACCGAGATCATGGTCAACCGTATGGACCAGATCTACGTGGAACGCTCAGGTCATCTGACGCTCACCGACTCACGGTTCAGCTCCGAAGCGCACCTGCGCAACGTCATCGAACGCATCGTCTCCAAAGTGGGCCGCCGCATCGACGAATCGTCACCGCTGGTGGACGCTCGTCTCGAGGACGGGTCCCGCGTCAACGCGATCATCCCGCCGTTGGCCGTCAACGGGTCCTCACTGACCATCCGTAAATTCAGCCGCGACCCCCTCACCGTCCAGAACCTGCTCGATTTCGGAACGCTCACCCCGCAGATGGCCGAACTGCTCGACGCCTGCGTCAAAGCGAAACTCAACATCATCGTTTCCGGCGGTACCGGTACCGGAAAGACCACCCTGCTGAACGTGCTGTCCTCCTTCATCCCGGACAACGAGCGGATTGTCACCATCGAAGACGCCGTCGAGCTTCAGATGCAGCAGGCCCACGTGGTCCGGCTCGAGAGCCGCCCCTCGAACACCGAGGGTAAGGGCGAAATCACCATCCGCGACCTCCTGCGAAACTCCCTGCGTATGCGGCCAGACCGGATCGTCGTCGGCGAGGTTCGTGGCGGTGAATCTCTGGACATGCTTCAGGCCATGAACACCGGCCACGATGGGTCCCTGTCAACTGTGCACTCCAACTCCCCGCGCGACGCCGTCGCCAGGCTGGAAACTCTGGTGCTGATGGCCGGTATGGACCTTCCACTGCGGGCAATCCGTGAACAGCTTGCCTCGGCCGTGAACCTGATCGTCCAGATCTCCAGACTGCGCGACGGCACCCGCCGCATCACCCACGTCACAGAGGTACAGGGCATGGAAGGCGAAGTGGTCACCCTCCAGGACGCGTTCGTCTTTGACTACTCTGCTGGCGTTGACGACACAGGCCGGTTCCTCGGCGGCCCCGTCTCCACCGGAATCCGCCCCCGATTCATCAGCCGCTTCGAAGACATGGGCATTCACGTATCGCCCGAAGTTTTCCAGACCCGGTCCGCCGGACCGCGTTTCTAG
- a CDS encoding AAA family ATPase — protein MSRFVLISPNTDFDQKLRLAVTGGLQGEVHTFATTVIPSQPQELFKQLSQERPEVLILGPEVPLENVLRLATILDVQHPEISIILVNEADPELVLHSMRAGIRDVLSPESDVAQIRVILERACQAYASRSRSNQPAATQALKDRGVVIGVFSPKGGVGKTTMATNIAVGLGRIAPMSVVVVDLDLQFGDVATGLYLSPEHTILDAVSSSATSDSLVLKAFLSVHPSGIYALCAPKNPVEADQITGKQVTHLLSQLASEFQYVVVDTAPGLTEHALAAMEQCTDAVWITGMDVPSVRGLRSGLDVLRQLEILPGNRHVVLNMADTKSGLSVQDVESTIGVPVDVSISRSKAVALSTNRGVPVLQDNPRDSSVKSLNQLVERFTPQWRAKAQRQIHRRVVVE, from the coding sequence ATGAGTCGCTTTGTGCTCATCAGCCCCAACACCGATTTCGATCAGAAACTGCGGCTGGCCGTAACCGGCGGGCTGCAGGGCGAAGTTCATACCTTCGCCACCACGGTGATCCCGTCGCAGCCCCAGGAACTGTTCAAACAGTTATCCCAGGAACGCCCCGAAGTCTTGATCCTGGGCCCAGAAGTTCCACTGGAAAACGTCCTGCGTCTAGCCACGATCCTCGATGTCCAACACCCGGAAATTAGTATCATCCTGGTCAACGAAGCCGATCCGGAGCTGGTGCTGCACTCCATGCGCGCCGGCATCCGCGACGTGCTGAGCCCGGAATCCGACGTCGCACAGATCCGTGTCATTCTCGAACGTGCCTGCCAGGCGTATGCCAGCCGTAGCCGCAGCAATCAGCCGGCTGCCACGCAGGCACTGAAGGACCGCGGCGTCGTCATCGGCGTCTTCTCCCCCAAGGGCGGCGTCGGCAAAACCACCATGGCCACCAACATCGCCGTCGGGCTCGGGAGAATTGCTCCGATGAGCGTCGTCGTCGTCGATCTGGATCTCCAGTTTGGTGATGTGGCCACTGGGCTTTACCTCAGCCCCGAGCACACGATCCTCGACGCCGTCTCCTCCTCGGCCACCTCTGACTCACTGGTACTCAAAGCCTTCCTCTCCGTACATCCCTCCGGTATTTACGCCCTGTGCGCACCGAAAAATCCGGTGGAAGCAGATCAGATCACCGGCAAACAAGTCACGCACCTGCTGTCCCAGCTCGCCTCAGAGTTCCAGTATGTGGTGGTCGATACCGCTCCGGGCCTCACCGAACACGCCCTCGCCGCTATGGAGCAATGCACCGACGCCGTCTGGATCACGGGAATGGACGTCCCCAGCGTCCGTGGCCTCCGATCCGGGCTCGACGTCCTGCGCCAACTCGAAATTCTTCCCGGAAACCGTCACGTCGTACTGAACATGGCAGACACCAAATCCGGGCTCAGCGTGCAGGACGTCGAAAGTACCATTGGTGTGCCGGTGGACGTCAGCATCTCCCGGTCAAAGGCCGTCGCCCTCTCCACCAACAGGGGTGTACCCGTACTGCAGGACAACCCCAGAGACAGCTCCGTGAAAAGCCTCAACCAGTTGGTTGAACGATTCACCCCCCAATGGCGTGCCAAAGCACAGCGACAAATACACCGCAGGGTCGTCGTCGAATGA
- a CDS encoding pilus assembly protein TadG-related protein: MRWLRIARTRKVAEPERGGISVITALLMVVLLAFAALAIDVGVLYSERAQLQSGADAAAIGIAQKCAENEEDDDCSEITSGSSLAKILADANALDNVSNVSNVELNEDAGKVTVTTGAEDIDGAHKVSLFFANIFGMADAEVGAQASAAWGSPIAGVTSFPLTFSVCQWQDQLDEDLQILVTHGKKAGSTCDYGSSGSVVPGNFGWLDQTDGCGAQVNLKNPRTGGNPGNNPPAGCDDILNSWIAAYNAGEPAIGLFPIFDEVTGKGENTKFNVIGFAAFEIHGWKFKGGTDAPLNFNTTSLPKDCTDSCRGVIGKFVKMVSLDSDFEIGPPDDFGISIVRLTA; encoded by the coding sequence ATGCGGTGGTTAAGAATCGCTCGAACCCGCAAAGTCGCCGAGCCTGAACGTGGTGGCATCAGCGTCATCACGGCACTGCTCATGGTCGTACTACTCGCCTTCGCTGCCCTGGCGATCGATGTTGGGGTGCTCTACAGCGAGCGCGCTCAGCTCCAGAGTGGTGCGGATGCCGCCGCCATCGGCATTGCGCAAAAATGCGCGGAAAATGAAGAAGACGATGACTGTTCGGAAATCACGAGCGGTTCCTCGCTCGCGAAAATTCTGGCTGACGCCAATGCCCTGGACAATGTCAGCAATGTCAGCAACGTGGAACTCAATGAAGACGCGGGCAAAGTCACCGTTACCACTGGCGCCGAGGACATCGACGGTGCACATAAGGTCTCGCTCTTCTTCGCGAACATCTTCGGTATGGCCGATGCGGAGGTCGGAGCCCAGGCCTCCGCCGCCTGGGGCAGTCCCATTGCGGGCGTGACGTCTTTCCCCCTCACATTCTCGGTCTGCCAATGGCAAGACCAACTCGACGAAGATCTGCAGATCCTGGTCACTCACGGCAAAAAAGCGGGCTCAACGTGCGATTACGGTTCCTCCGGCAGCGTGGTGCCAGGTAACTTCGGCTGGCTGGACCAAACGGACGGCTGCGGTGCGCAAGTGAACCTCAAGAATCCTCGAACCGGTGGCAACCCCGGAAATAATCCTCCAGCAGGCTGCGACGACATCCTCAACTCGTGGATCGCCGCCTACAACGCCGGAGAACCGGCCATCGGACTCTTCCCCATTTTCGACGAGGTGACAGGGAAAGGCGAAAACACCAAATTCAACGTCATCGGCTTTGCGGCCTTTGAGATTCACGGATGGAAATTCAAGGGCGGAACAGACGCACCACTGAACTTCAATACAACCTCTCTGCCCAAAGACTGTACCGATAGCTGCAGAGGTGTCATCGGGAAGTTCGTCAAGATGGTTTCCCTCGACAGTGACTTCGAAATCGGCCCGCCCGATGACTTCGGCATCTCAATCGTCCGTCTCACGGCATAA
- a CDS encoding TadE/TadG family type IV pilus assembly protein, giving the protein MAAKGARARGCTPSTQFERGAAAVEMAFILPILLALVMGIIEFGHAYNTQISLTNAAREGVRVMAITHDPDDAKNAAKAAAVSIPGLQTTDMVISPAKCSAADDEKPLQVTLTINYSLETITGFAGPFNLTGKGVMLCGG; this is encoded by the coding sequence GTGGCCGCTAAAGGCGCACGTGCGCGGGGGTGCACACCATCCACACAATTTGAGCGGGGAGCAGCCGCCGTCGAAATGGCGTTCATCCTGCCTATCCTGCTGGCCCTGGTGATGGGGATCATCGAGTTCGGCCACGCCTACAACACACAGATTTCTCTCACGAACGCAGCCCGTGAGGGCGTCCGGGTCATGGCCATTACCCATGATCCTGACGACGCCAAGAACGCAGCAAAAGCAGCGGCTGTCTCTATACCAGGCCTCCAGACGACTGACATGGTCATCAGCCCAGCCAAATGCAGCGCCGCTGACGATGAAAAACCTCTCCAGGTCACCCTGACCATCAACTACTCTCTTGAAACGATCACCGGATTCGCCGGTCCGTTCAACCTGACCGGTAAAGGCGTCATGCTATGCGGTGGTTAA
- a CDS encoding ATP-binding cassette domain-containing protein has product MSQPVVTPPPSASSAPALRAESVTRTYGTGESAVHACRDVSLTVSAGELLVIKGPSGSGKTTLLNCIGGLDQPDAGHVWLGGNELTGMREQDRVTLRQTELGFIFQSFGLIPILSAEENIEVPLRLVNTDPQDRETRVNELLERMGLAQHRNQRPSQLSGGQQQRVGIARALANWPRVLIADEPTGQLDSNTAATMMDLLAELAHLERVAMIVTTHDPLLMKRADRVVELHDGNVI; this is encoded by the coding sequence GTGAGCCAGCCAGTTGTTACTCCCCCTCCCTCGGCGTCGAGCGCGCCTGCGCTCCGGGCAGAGTCGGTGACCCGCACCTATGGCACCGGCGAGTCTGCCGTGCATGCGTGCCGGGACGTCTCACTGACGGTGTCCGCCGGCGAACTCCTGGTGATCAAGGGCCCCTCGGGATCCGGTAAGACCACTCTGCTGAACTGCATTGGCGGGTTGGACCAGCCCGACGCCGGCCACGTCTGGTTGGGCGGGAACGAACTGACGGGCATGCGGGAACAAGACCGTGTGACACTGCGCCAGACGGAACTGGGTTTCATCTTTCAATCTTTTGGCCTGATCCCGATCCTCTCTGCGGAAGAGAATATTGAGGTGCCATTGCGGCTGGTGAACACCGATCCGCAGGACCGGGAGACGCGAGTCAATGAGTTACTGGAGCGTATGGGTCTGGCACAGCATCGGAACCAACGTCCGAGTCAGCTCTCCGGCGGGCAACAGCAGCGGGTGGGCATCGCGCGGGCCCTGGCAAACTGGCCCCGGGTACTCATTGCCGACGAGCCCACCGGGCAGTTGGACAGCAATACTGCTGCCACGATGATGGATCTCCTGGCGGAGCTGGCACACCTAGAACGGGTTGCCATGATCGTGACAACCCACGACCCTCTGCTGATGAAACGGGCTGACCGAGTGGTGGAACTACACGATGGAAATGTGATTTAA
- a CDS encoding ABC transporter ATP-binding protein gives MSSNQSAPDILCEDVVRIFRGDGIEVQALQGLNLRVERGEMIAVVGASGSGKSTLLTILSGLDVPSAGKAHVAGIDLLNMTRKQRVHYQRQTVGFIWQQTPRNLLPYLTAAENVELPMALAGRKNTSGLVSDLLELTGVGYCRDRTPAQLSGGEQQRVSIAVAMANEPRIILADEPTGELDEATSADVLEAMRAVNQELDVTTLIVTHDPTVSEHVQRTVQIRDGRCSTETFRRSGVNDDGDEHLIAEEFAVIDKVGRLQLPQDFMSALNMKDRVRLGLEDDHVRVSPHNSTSKATKDQQ, from the coding sequence ATGAGCAGCAACCAGAGCGCACCGGACATTCTCTGCGAGGATGTGGTCCGCATCTTCCGCGGCGACGGCATTGAAGTTCAAGCCCTCCAGGGACTCAACCTACGGGTGGAGCGGGGAGAGATGATCGCCGTCGTCGGTGCCTCCGGATCCGGTAAATCCACGCTCCTGACCATCCTCTCCGGACTCGATGTGCCCTCCGCGGGCAAAGCTCACGTAGCCGGCATCGACCTGCTCAACATGACCCGAAAGCAACGGGTCCACTACCAGCGGCAAACCGTGGGTTTCATCTGGCAGCAGACCCCACGCAACCTGCTCCCCTACCTCACCGCAGCGGAAAATGTAGAACTGCCCATGGCGCTCGCTGGCCGGAAGAACACCTCCGGTCTCGTGAGCGACCTGTTGGAACTCACCGGCGTCGGCTACTGCCGGGACCGCACCCCCGCGCAGCTTTCCGGCGGTGAGCAACAGCGCGTCTCCATTGCTGTGGCGATGGCCAACGAGCCGCGCATCATCCTCGCTGACGAGCCCACCGGCGAGCTCGACGAAGCCACTTCCGCGGACGTGCTCGAAGCCATGCGCGCCGTCAACCAGGAGCTCGACGTGACCACGCTCATCGTCACGCACGATCCCACGGTGTCGGAGCACGTCCAGCGCACGGTGCAGATCCGTGACGGTCGCTGCTCCACGGAGACGTTTCGGCGTTCGGGAGTGAACGACGACGGCGATGAGCACCTGATAGCGGAGGAATTTGCAGTCATCGACAAGGTCGGAAGATTGCAGTTACCGCAGGACTTCATGTCCGCGCTCAACATGAAGGACCGCGTTCGGTTGGGTCTTGAAGATGATCATGTGCGCGTCTCGCCCCACAATTCCACGAGCAAAGCCACGAAGGACCAGCAGTGA
- a CDS encoding Flp family type IVb pilin — translation MLKIYATLHTFMTTRLTRDEKGATAVEYGIMVALIAVAIITAVSIFGGELRGLFEGLSGKLTPAA, via the coding sequence ATGCTAAAAATTTACGCAACCCTGCACACCTTCATGACTACCCGCCTGACCCGCGATGAGAAGGGTGCCACGGCCGTTGAATACGGCATCATGGTTGCTCTCATCGCCGTGGCGATCATTACCGCGGTTTCCATTTTCGGCGGAGAACTCCGCGGCCTCTTCGAGGGACTATCAGGCAAGCTCACGCCAGCAGCATAG
- a CDS encoding type II secretion system F family protein, protein MDLFVGFLLIVAAVIIVLGVAFKPHSASIPLDRRRPFEQESGSHLSRFVGSAADVLDRYFARRNFSLYNNAAIEAAGMRLSQGDYFLLVGAGAAIGGLMGLIAGGIPLALLLIVVAPIIGQLILTQRAASHRRKFSEQLPDTLQLLTGSLRAGHSILRAIDAAATESPSPTSLEMRRVVSATSLGRDLTSSLNNTATRMQNEDFVWIAQAIQINREVGGNLAEVLDQVNDTIRERSEIKGQIKALAAEGKFSAYILVALPFGIIAMLMVVSPGYMDPLFTTLLGWVLIAVSVILMTIGCLWLRKIIDLKF, encoded by the coding sequence ATGGACTTGTTCGTCGGATTTCTCCTCATAGTCGCCGCAGTCATCATCGTCCTCGGTGTCGCCTTCAAACCTCACTCCGCGAGCATCCCCCTGGACCGCCGTCGGCCGTTCGAACAAGAGTCGGGCTCACATCTGTCCCGGTTTGTGGGCTCCGCTGCGGACGTCCTGGACCGGTACTTTGCACGCCGGAACTTCAGCCTCTATAACAACGCCGCCATCGAAGCCGCCGGTATGCGCCTGAGCCAGGGAGATTACTTCCTGCTCGTCGGCGCAGGCGCAGCAATCGGAGGACTCATGGGACTGATTGCCGGAGGCATACCGCTCGCGTTGCTGCTCATCGTCGTCGCGCCAATCATCGGCCAACTCATCCTCACCCAACGCGCAGCCAGTCACCGCCGAAAATTCAGCGAACAGCTACCGGACACTCTTCAACTCCTCACTGGAAGCCTCCGCGCCGGCCACAGCATCCTGCGCGCCATCGACGCCGCCGCCACTGAATCTCCCAGCCCGACGTCATTGGAAATGCGGCGCGTTGTCTCGGCCACCAGCCTCGGCAGGGACCTCACAAGCTCACTGAACAACACAGCCACCCGCATGCAGAACGAAGACTTCGTCTGGATTGCCCAGGCCATTCAGATCAACCGAGAAGTAGGCGGAAATCTGGCCGAAGTCCTCGACCAAGTCAACGACACCATCCGCGAACGCAGCGAAATCAAAGGCCAGATCAAAGCCCTCGCCGCTGAAGGAAAATTCTCCGCCTACATCCTCGTCGCCCTGCCGTTCGGCATCATCGCCATGTTGATGGTCGTCAGCCCCGGATACATGGACCCGCTGTTCACCACTCTGCTCGGCTGGGTGCTCATCGCCGTCTCGGTGATCCTCATGACCATCGGCTGCCTGTGGTTGCGCAAAATCATCGACCTGAAATTCTAG